One region of Armigeres subalbatus isolate Guangzhou_Male chromosome 3, GZ_Asu_2, whole genome shotgun sequence genomic DNA includes:
- the LOC134225339 gene encoding sodium-dependent nutrient amino acid transporter 1-like isoform X1 encodes MALSNPAYVHDADHHDVGPEYNRNGKQPTASIASFSKPPNQNGTTQPITMSLPKPNKVQRDKWGKDIEFLMSCIALSVGLGNVWRFPFTALENGGGAFVIPYLIVLLLVGRPIYYLEMLIGQFSSRGAIEVYDAAPAMRGIGYGQIYSTFIVMTYYASIMGVTMRYLVASFADPLPWGECREEWNATCVDSSLSEFVDNSNEKKVSSAELYFIKDVLNEVPNLDDGIGNPGWRLVICLLAPWTCICLILVKGIKSSGKASYFLAIFPYVVMLVLLIRACTLEGASQGMLYFIKPQWDRIMDANVWYSAVTQVFFSLTVCFGNVLMYSSYNRFGNNVYRDVTIVTVLDTCTSILAGLIVFGIVGHLAHVLKTPEIANVVRGGPGLAFVTYPDAIAKFQFWPQFFAVAFFFMLFVLGIGSNVGMATTIMTVVRDQFPHLKAWPVALVIAIIGYSVGIIYTTPGGQYLLDFLDFYGASFVALVLAVFEMITFAWIYGVGRLCRDIEFMLGIKTGLYWRLCWGLLTPAMLIAILLYHIATYGPFTYNGYVFSNGMYAFGWCVFAVGVLQLPAWALHAVLHRKEPSWKDRILNCFKPLHHWGPEDPDLNAKYHETVFKYNQTMPISRSVFRKMVDNVFH; translated from the exons atggccCTGTCCAACCCAGCGTACGTCCACGATGCTGACCATCATGATGTAGGTCCCGAGTATAACCGCAACGGGAAACAGCCCACCGCCAGTATCGCATCCTTTTCGAAACCTCCCAACCAGAACGGCACCACCCAGCCCATCACGATGAGCCTGCCGAAACCCAACAAAGTCCAACGAGACAAATGGGGCAAAGATATCGAGTTCCTGATGTCGTGCATTGCCCTCTCGGTCGGACTGGGCAATGTTTGGCGGTTCCCGTTCACTGCCCTGGAGAACGGCGGAGGCGCTTTCGTGATTCCGTACCTGATCGTGCTGCTGCTGGTGGGGCGACCGATCTACTACCTGGAGATGCTGATCGGACAGTTCTCCAGTCGGGGAGCCATCGAAGTGTACGACGCAGCGCCAGCCATGCGTGGCATCGGCTACGGGCAGATTTATTCGACGTTCATCGTGATGACTTACTACGCATCGATTATGGGTGTTACGATGCGATATCTGGTGGCGTCGTTCGCCGATCCGCTTCCGTGGGGCGAATGCCGGGAAGAATGGAATGCGACTTGCGTCGATTCGAGTTTATCGGAGTTCGTAGATAATTCTAACGAAAAGAAAGTGTCGTCAGCGGAGTTGTATTTTAT AAAAGACGTCTTGAATGAAGTGCCAAACTTGGACGACGGTATTGGAAATCCTGGTTGGAGACTAGTAATATGTCTTCTTGCACCATGGACGTGCATCTGTCTCATATTGGTAAAAG GAATCAAAAGTTCCGGAAAGGCATCCTACTTCTTGGCCATCTTTCCGTACGTAGTTATGCTTGTGCTGTTGATCCGAGCATGCACCCTGGAGGGCGCCAGCCAGGGGATGCTGTACTTCATCAAACCTCAGTGGGATCGAATCATGGATGCCAACGTGTGGTACTCAGCAGTAACGCAAGTGTTCTTCTCGTTGACTGTGTGCTTTGGAAACGTGCTCATGTACTCATCCTACAACCGATTTGGAAATAACGTTTATAG AGATGTAACCATCGTCACCGTGCTGGACACGTGTACCTCCATACTGGCAGGGTTGATCGTTTTCGGAATCGTCGGTCACTTGGCTCACGTGCTGAAGACCCCGGAGATAGCCAACGTTGTTCGAGGTGGTCCCGGATTGGCATTCGTCACCTACCCGGATGCGATCGCTAAGTTTCAGTTCTGGCCGCAGTTCTTCGCGGTTGCCTTCTTTTTCATGTTGTTTGTGCTTGGCATCGGTAGCAATGTGGGTATGGCCACCACCATTATGACCGTGGTACGGGACCAATTTCCTCATTTGAAGGCATGGCCGGTGGCGCTAGTAATCGCGATCATTGGCTACAGTGTCGGAATCATTTATACCACACCCGGTGGTCAATATTTGTTGGATTTTCTGGATTTTTACGGAGCATCATTTGTGGCGCTGGTGCTGGCTGTGTTCGAAATGATTACCTTCGCTTGGATCTACGGCGTTGGCAGACTTTGTCGAGATATTGAATTCATGCTGGGAATCAAAACTGGCCTGTATTGGAGACTTTGTTGGGGTTTGCTTACCCCAGCTATGCTCATTGCCATTTTACTCTATCACATAGCAACGTATGGACCTTTCACCTACAACGGATATGTATTTTCGAACGGAATGTATG CTTTCGGATGGTGCGTCTTTGCGGTTGGAGTTCTTCAATTACCTGCCTGGGCGCTGCACGCAGTTCTGCACCGAAAAGAACCATCTTGGAAGGATCGAATATTGAATTGTTTTAAACCGTTGCATCACTGGGGACCGGAAGATCCAGATTTGAATGCAAAATATCACGAAACAGTTTTTAAGTACAATCAGACGATGCCAATAAGTAGGAGTGTGTTTAGGAAAATGGTAgacaatgtttttcattga
- the LOC134225339 gene encoding sodium-dependent nutrient amino acid transporter 1-like isoform X2, producing MSLPKPNKVQRDKWGKDIEFLMSCIALSVGLGNVWRFPFTALENGGGAFVIPYLIVLLLVGRPIYYLEMLIGQFSSRGAIEVYDAAPAMRGIGYGQIYSTFIVMTYYASIMGVTMRYLVASFADPLPWGECREEWNATCVDSSLSEFVDNSNEKKVSSAELYFIKDVLNEVPNLDDGIGNPGWRLVICLLAPWTCICLILVKGIKSSGKASYFLAIFPYVVMLVLLIRACTLEGASQGMLYFIKPQWDRIMDANVWYSAVTQVFFSLTVCFGNVLMYSSYNRFGNNVYRDVTIVTVLDTCTSILAGLIVFGIVGHLAHVLKTPEIANVVRGGPGLAFVTYPDAIAKFQFWPQFFAVAFFFMLFVLGIGSNVGMATTIMTVVRDQFPHLKAWPVALVIAIIGYSVGIIYTTPGGQYLLDFLDFYGASFVALVLAVFEMITFAWIYGVGRLCRDIEFMLGIKTGLYWRLCWGLLTPAMLIAILLYHIATYGPFTYNGYVFSNGMYAFGWCVFAVGVLQLPAWALHAVLHRKEPSWKDRILNCFKPLHHWGPEDPDLNAKYHETVFKYNQTMPISRSVFRKMVDNVFH from the exons ATGAGCCTGCCGAAACCCAACAAAGTCCAACGAGACAAATGGGGCAAAGATATCGAGTTCCTGATGTCGTGCATTGCCCTCTCGGTCGGACTGGGCAATGTTTGGCGGTTCCCGTTCACTGCCCTGGAGAACGGCGGAGGCGCTTTCGTGATTCCGTACCTGATCGTGCTGCTGCTGGTGGGGCGACCGATCTACTACCTGGAGATGCTGATCGGACAGTTCTCCAGTCGGGGAGCCATCGAAGTGTACGACGCAGCGCCAGCCATGCGTGGCATCGGCTACGGGCAGATTTATTCGACGTTCATCGTGATGACTTACTACGCATCGATTATGGGTGTTACGATGCGATATCTGGTGGCGTCGTTCGCCGATCCGCTTCCGTGGGGCGAATGCCGGGAAGAATGGAATGCGACTTGCGTCGATTCGAGTTTATCGGAGTTCGTAGATAATTCTAACGAAAAGAAAGTGTCGTCAGCGGAGTTGTATTTTAT AAAAGACGTCTTGAATGAAGTGCCAAACTTGGACGACGGTATTGGAAATCCTGGTTGGAGACTAGTAATATGTCTTCTTGCACCATGGACGTGCATCTGTCTCATATTGGTAAAAG GAATCAAAAGTTCCGGAAAGGCATCCTACTTCTTGGCCATCTTTCCGTACGTAGTTATGCTTGTGCTGTTGATCCGAGCATGCACCCTGGAGGGCGCCAGCCAGGGGATGCTGTACTTCATCAAACCTCAGTGGGATCGAATCATGGATGCCAACGTGTGGTACTCAGCAGTAACGCAAGTGTTCTTCTCGTTGACTGTGTGCTTTGGAAACGTGCTCATGTACTCATCCTACAACCGATTTGGAAATAACGTTTATAG AGATGTAACCATCGTCACCGTGCTGGACACGTGTACCTCCATACTGGCAGGGTTGATCGTTTTCGGAATCGTCGGTCACTTGGCTCACGTGCTGAAGACCCCGGAGATAGCCAACGTTGTTCGAGGTGGTCCCGGATTGGCATTCGTCACCTACCCGGATGCGATCGCTAAGTTTCAGTTCTGGCCGCAGTTCTTCGCGGTTGCCTTCTTTTTCATGTTGTTTGTGCTTGGCATCGGTAGCAATGTGGGTATGGCCACCACCATTATGACCGTGGTACGGGACCAATTTCCTCATTTGAAGGCATGGCCGGTGGCGCTAGTAATCGCGATCATTGGCTACAGTGTCGGAATCATTTATACCACACCCGGTGGTCAATATTTGTTGGATTTTCTGGATTTTTACGGAGCATCATTTGTGGCGCTGGTGCTGGCTGTGTTCGAAATGATTACCTTCGCTTGGATCTACGGCGTTGGCAGACTTTGTCGAGATATTGAATTCATGCTGGGAATCAAAACTGGCCTGTATTGGAGACTTTGTTGGGGTTTGCTTACCCCAGCTATGCTCATTGCCATTTTACTCTATCACATAGCAACGTATGGACCTTTCACCTACAACGGATATGTATTTTCGAACGGAATGTATG CTTTCGGATGGTGCGTCTTTGCGGTTGGAGTTCTTCAATTACCTGCCTGGGCGCTGCACGCAGTTCTGCACCGAAAAGAACCATCTTGGAAGGATCGAATATTGAATTGTTTTAAACCGTTGCATCACTGGGGACCGGAAGATCCAGATTTGAATGCAAAATATCACGAAACAGTTTTTAAGTACAATCAGACGATGCCAATAAGTAGGAGTGTGTTTAGGAAAATGGTAgacaatgtttttcattga